The Musa acuminata AAA Group cultivar baxijiao chromosome BXJ1-8, Cavendish_Baxijiao_AAA, whole genome shotgun sequence genomic sequence AGATGATAAGGTGCGACAGTATGCCAACGTCATCCTCATCTCACTCCAGATCGAGCTATCGACCGAGGAATCCACGTAGCGAGACAAggaagcggcggcggtggagcctTGCGAAGCTGGCATCACTTGCATGATGTGGAATATAAATCTCTGTAGAAAGGTCGCGGTTACATCACCCTTTGGTGTGACATGGAGCGTAAGcatgacggcggcggcggcgacggcgacgCTGCAAGTTGGTCTCTAACATGCAGCAATGCCCCTTCTCCTGCCCCAAAAGAGAGTCCACGTCCCCCCATGTGCAATTCATTCTGGCAGGTACCATGTGTTCCCCTACGCCACCCACCATGTGAGAGCCAATGCTGTAAGTAAGATTCTTACACCAAGTCATCCATATTGAATGAATGACGGATGACTCCATTTGCATGTCGTACCAGTCTGGCGTGCGTAGCAGACTGCAGCGAAGCATCCTCGACCGACCCGATCAAAATCTACAGGCCGTGCTTTCCCACGGTGATCCGCCAACGGTTTCACCGAACCGTCACCAATCTCAACGCACTCCATCATGGATCTCCCACGCCTGATCCCACCGTCATTTGATCCGCCGGTGAGCAATTTAAGTCGAGGCTCGAGGCACGAAATCCGGAGATGGCATGCGAAGAGCTCCGCCCCGACCGCACGGCCCTCGGTGTCCTCCGCTTAACGTGTCCCACCGCTGCCATCCGTGTCGGCAGCCACCGGTTAAACCACGTCAGGAAACAGATCTCTTCCCAACGTGTACGGCGTATACGTTACATGTCGTCGATCGACGCCTTGTGTACGGCTCCGACGTCCCCGTTACGTACTTCGAAGCCGGGATCTTCGAATTCGTCCGCGGGGGCCACACCGTACCCCAGTAGCGAAGCGGGTACGTGACTCGAAAGTTTTTTCCCCCACGCCGAAATAGCGACGGTTAAATGGAAACCGACGGTTGGAAGTTTTACGCAGTCAAGAAACTGTTGCCCACAAGGAAAGGACATACAAGAAGGATCCAGCCGATGGAGCAATCAGAGCCTTTGGATCTCGAACGGTCGGCCCGACGCTTCCTTCGGGGCGCTCGAGAAGGCGTCGGGCCGTACGGGGCCACCGGCTAAGCCGGTCTCCGCCTCGTTTAAGTTCCTATTCTTACCCCTTTTCGAAGGCGTGGTATATAAAAGTGCCCCTTTTGTTTCTGCCGTTCCATGGATTGATATCACGGCCAATTCCGTCACACTGCTCGCTTCCTTTTTGATTCCGCCTCTTGTTCACCGTAGCCTTCCTGTTCGTTTCTTCCTTGGTTTCCTGCCTTCCCTTCCGCTCGCAACATGGTACCGAGGCTTGGATTTGTCCCCCATCTCTTTCTTTCTGTGGAACTTGTTCCTGTTGAATAGATTGGTTTAATCGTTCTTGCCATTGCTTGTTGTTGTTGTGCttggaatcgggagtagacgaaAGAACGAAACGGTGAGCCAGTCGGCGACAGGCGAAAACAGCAGCAGAAGAGGAACATGAAGAAGAGGATGCGGATGGGGTGCGGCTCGATGGTGGGTTCGGAGCGCTGCGTCTCCTGCACCACCTTCAACATTCTGGCGCCGATCTACAAACGGCTCAGCGAGGGGGTGAGCAGCCCATTCTTCGGCTTCGGATCGTGGTTTGCCCTAGTTCCTTGTTTCTTCGAATCTTGATCCTGTGTGCGGTGCGCTTTGCGTCGTAACAGGACCAGAGCTGCAGGGAGAGTCAGTGCAGGGCGTATTGGTTGAGCCGGAACGAGAGGATCATCGACAGGCTCTTGGGCGATCGTTCCTCCATAATCTGTCTCCAGGTAATGATCAATGTTTTCATCAAAAAACAGAACGAAAAGATCGGTTTTTGGATGAGGGGTATTGTGAATCTGATCGGTTTGGCATGGATTGATTTAGGAGGTCTGGCTAGGGAATGATGAGCTCGTTGATATGTATGAGAAGAGGCTAGGCGATGCGGGTTATGTCTCTTTCAAGCTCGCTCGGACGAACAACCGTGGCGATGGTATGTATGTCAGGTATTGATGTATTGTGAGACAGTATAGCTTTTTTTTGCATCAGTAGACGAGCAACATTGTTTGCTAGAAGGAGAATTTGATTGAAGGAACTCACATATTATAGATTCTGGTTCGTTTGTGGTTATGGAAGAGCCATATCGATTGCTTTTTCTTAAAGAGACTAACCATTTTTATTCCTTATTATTGCTAACCGTGATGACATTGAAGACCTATACTTATTCTTGTGGTTTATATAAAATACTACTTATGTTATTTTCTTCCGCTAGACTTTAAATTCTGATAGCATTAGCTGACTGCTGTAAATTTTTTGCCTTGCTCTGCAAGAGAGACAATCCTTCAGCCTATTAATCTCTTGGCTACTTTTTCTTACAAATTGCCTTTAATTTTGTGGCTAGATATATACACTTTGGAACTGTGTGGAACTAAACTAAGCTTATGATGAATTTGGTTCAAAAAAATATCAGTCTTAGAGAAGTCTTCCTTCAACCTCTCTTAGACTAGTCTCGATCatctgttcttttttctttttttcccaaaATTTTGCCACCGTTAATCCAACAAAGAATAGAAACATATGCCAATTGTTCATGTTTTGAGGTATTAACCTCCCAAGTCTGTTTGATGGTACAAATGGATACTCTTGAGCTATAAATTGTCTTTAGAATAGGTGTAATAGCTGAATATAATAGGCTTACATGTACCTGAGTTATAACCTGCGAGTTATAAACTTACATGTACCTGTTTTTTCTTAGAATGGTGGATAACTGGCTTTATTAGTTACTTCTTCCTGGCTGCATCTGTTTGCTGCTTAGAAGACGCGTGTTTATTTGTGAGCAGGTCTCCTCACCGCTGTTCATGGGGACTACTTCAAGATTCTAAACCATCAGAAATTGCTctttaatgactttggagatcgtgTTGCCCAGCTCTTACATGTTGAATCGGTTGTTCCTTTTTGGCATGGGCAAAAAAGCAGTGTCCAGCAACAAGTCCTCATTGTGAATACCCATTTATTGTTTCCTCATGATTCTAGCTTGTGTATAGTTCGTTTGCAACAGGTAGATTTCCTCTTTCTTAGCATTTATCCTTTGGCCATTTTTACCTGTGGTTGGACAATTTTCTTATTGGATTGTCACTGACAGGTATATAAGATACTTCAACATATCGAAACATATCAGAAAGAGTACAATCTTGATTCTGTGCCTATCATACTCTGTGGGTGAGCATCACATTCATGCATTCATTTTCAGTTACTAAATCAAATGagtttcttcttattcttcttctataTTTTCCAGTGATTGGAATGGAAGTAAGCGTGGGCATGTTTACAAGTTTCTTAGATCCCAAGGGTTTGTATCATCATACGATACCGCTCATCAGTACAGTGATGTCGATGCCCACAAGGTCATAATCCATGTTATTATCTTGCAATGGTAAAGATGATGCcttttttttaatcattaatTGATATCCTTCTCTTTTTCGTTTCTTGCTCTTTTTTTGCATGCAGTGGGTAAGCCACCGAAATCACCGTGGGAACATATGCGGAGTTGATTTTATATGGCTTCTAAATCCAAATAAATACAGGAAACCCTTGAGAACTAGCTGGAATGAAGCTGTATTTGGCATTATCAAGGTGAATACTATATTTCTGTTAACTATACCAAGGATACTTTGATGTTAAATACTCTTTTACCCACTGATAGTGTCTCTGCAATCTGTACCATGGAATCTATACTAAATGTCAGTACATTATAGAATCATTATATATTATTCTGCAATTCTTTTCTCACTGGTTTTGAAAATTTTCTGATGTTTGTCAAATTTATGGATTCATCTTTTGCACTTTTTTGTCTTGAAAAATTTCATTAATTGTATGCTAAT encodes the following:
- the LOC103993168 gene encoding uncharacterized calcium-binding protein At1g02270 isoform X3, which codes for MTKERNGEPVGDRRKQQQKRNMKKRMRMGCGSMVGSERCVSCTTFNILAPIYKRLSEGDQSCRESQCRAYWLSRNERIIDRLLGDRSSIICLQEVWLGNDELVDMYEKRLGDAGYVSFKLARTNNRGDGLLTAVHGDYFKILNHQKLLFNDFGDRVAQLLHVESVVPFWHGQKSSVQQQVLIVNTHLLFPHDSSLCIVRLQQVYKILQHIETYQKEYNLDSVPIILCGDWNGSKRGHVYKFLRSQGFVSSYDTAHQYSDVDAHKWVSHRNHRGNICGVDFIWLLNPNKYRKPLRTSWNEAVFGIIKYLLRAASLAEDNAFAFLKVDSPGDYITYSGFCQALHQLGVAGHPHGLSPDDTKDLWIQADTDRNGSVDYEEFQQQIWSPKCREPLEEQIAVETGGTQAREGGQLAFGFNVKDAVLFPPEVEQGTWPENYSLSDHAPLTVVFSPVRIPCGQPVC
- the LOC103993168 gene encoding uncharacterized calcium-binding protein At1g02270 isoform X1, which gives rise to MTKERNGEPVGDRRKQQQKRNMKKRMRMGCGSMVGSERCVSCTTFNILAPIYKRLSEGVSSPFFGFGSWESQCRAYWLSRNERIIDRLLGDRSSIICLQEVWLGNDELVDMYEKRLGDAGYVSFKLARTNNRGDGLLTAVHGDYFKILNHQKLLFNDFGDRVAQLLHVESVVPFWHGQKSSVQQQVLIVNTHLLFPHDSSLCIVRLQQVYKILQHIETYQKEYNLDSVPIILCGDWNGSKRGHVYKFLRSQGFVSSYDTAHQYSDVDAHKWVSHRNHRGNICGVDFIWLLNPNKYRKPLRTSWNEAVFGIIKYLLRAASLAEDNAFAFLKVDSPGDYITYSGFCQALHQLGVAGHPHGLSPDDTKDLWIQADTDRNGSVDYEEFQQQIWSPKCREPLEEQIAVETGGTQAREGGQLAFGFNVKDAVLFPPEVEQGTWPENYSLSDHAPLTVVFSPVRIPCGQPVC
- the LOC103993168 gene encoding uncharacterized calcium-binding protein At1g02270 isoform X2, whose amino-acid sequence is MTKERNGEPVGDRRKQQQKRNMKKRMRMGCGSMVGSERCVSCTTFNILAPIYKRLSEGVSSPFFGFGSWESQCRAYWLSRNERIIDRLLGDRSSIICLQEVWLGNDELVDMYEKRLGDAGYVSFKLARTNNRGDGLLTAVHGDYFKILNHQKLLFNDFGDRVAQLLHVESVVPFWHGQKSSVQQQVLIVNTHLLFPHDSSLCIVRLQQVYKILQHIETYQKEYNLDSVPIILCGDWNGSKRGHVYKFLRSQGFVSSYDTAHQYSDVDAHKWVSHRNHRGNICGVDFIWLLNPNKYRKPLRTSWNEAVFGIIKYLLRAASLAEDNAFAFLKVDSPGDYITYSGFCQALHQLGVAGHPHGLSPDDTKDLWIQADTDRNGSVDYEEFQQIWSPKCREPLEEQIAVETGGTQAREGGQLAFGFNVKDAVLFPPEVEQGTWPENYSLSDHAPLTVVFSPVRIPCGQPVC